Proteins encoded together in one Candidatus Methylomirabilota bacterium window:
- a CDS encoding HD domain-containing phosphohydrolase yields MSNVPNELPLGAMMPVTEPGTPSVAPPSGLDILRVLLVDDNAHVLQFLTSAFKMHSCLVSTAAAAEQALDLLSDTVFDLVVSDIKMPGLSGLDLLRAVKGKQPGTPVVLMTGVPSINSAVFGLRYGAYDYLPKPFSVKEVQQLIQRLRKDRQQGHALRQPAGLMEELARRQTGMEGLFRIGELALQGLDPGVFVETVLDFTIQSLRGDAALLLLRDHEGNFSPTQKGDPSLVNQLLSLLHGSFNQLVQTAGKETLTLTAHDQPFTALAALIPGVGKSMGILCLGRDAQTGAFLPDEKEFLLGYAQTTALALQRILLKENLESNLIDTISSFVNALESKDLYLKGHSARVSMFAGEIATTLGLTPTQVFVVRRAGILHDLGKLVILDSILHKPGRLTKEEYALITRHPLVAHKILKPLRFLAQEADAIKYHHERFDGKGYPDGLKGEEIPLPARIVTVADSFDAMTSTRPYRSALPHDVAFAEILRGKGVQFDPRVIDAFTSIPRSRLSEIARYYDARAGALTDKPGTSTSADAVSGKSAIEVDC; encoded by the coding sequence ATGAGCAACGTTCCCAACGAGCTGCCCCTGGGCGCCATGATGCCGGTGACGGAGCCAGGGACGCCCTCGGTGGCACCGCCCTCCGGGCTCGATATCCTCCGCGTCCTCCTGGTGGACGACAATGCCCACGTGCTCCAGTTCCTCACATCGGCCTTCAAGATGCACAGCTGCCTGGTGTCCACCGCGGCGGCGGCCGAACAGGCGCTGGACCTGCTCTCGGACACGGTCTTCGACCTGGTGGTGTCCGACATCAAGATGCCGGGGCTCAGCGGTCTCGATCTCCTGCGTGCCGTCAAGGGCAAGCAGCCCGGAACCCCCGTCGTCTTGATGACCGGGGTGCCGTCGATCAACTCGGCCGTGTTCGGGCTCCGTTACGGCGCCTACGACTACCTTCCGAAGCCTTTCTCGGTCAAGGAAGTCCAGCAGCTCATCCAGCGCCTCCGGAAGGATCGCCAGCAAGGTCATGCCCTGCGACAACCGGCCGGGCTGATGGAAGAGCTGGCCCGCCGCCAGACCGGAATGGAAGGCCTGTTCCGCATCGGCGAGCTGGCCTTGCAGGGACTCGATCCGGGCGTCTTCGTGGAAACGGTCCTGGACTTCACCATTCAGAGCCTGCGCGGGGACGCGGCCCTCCTGCTGCTGCGTGACCACGAGGGAAACTTCAGCCCCACCCAGAAAGGAGACCCCTCGCTCGTCAACCAGCTCCTGAGCCTGCTGCACGGCTCGTTCAACCAGCTGGTTCAGACCGCCGGCAAGGAGACGCTGACGCTCACCGCCCATGATCAGCCATTCACGGCGCTGGCGGCCCTGATCCCGGGTGTCGGCAAGAGCATGGGGATCCTCTGCCTGGGCCGAGACGCCCAGACCGGGGCGTTCCTGCCGGACGAAAAGGAGTTCCTGCTCGGCTACGCCCAGACCACCGCGCTGGCGCTCCAGCGGATCCTCCTCAAAGAGAATCTCGAGAGCAATCTGATCGACACCATCTCATCCTTCGTCAATGCGCTGGAGTCCAAGGACCTCTACCTGAAGGGCCATTCCGCCCGCGTCTCGATGTTCGCCGGCGAGATCGCGACGACCCTCGGCCTCACGCCCACCCAGGTTTTCGTGGTCCGACGGGCGGGCATCCTGCACGACCTGGGGAAACTCGTCATCCTGGACTCGATCCTGCACAAGCCGGGTCGCCTCACCAAGGAGGAGTACGCCCTGATCACCCGGCATCCGCTGGTGGCGCACAAGATCCTGAAGCCGCTTCGCTTCCTGGCTCAGGAGGCCGACGCGATCAAGTACCACCACGAGCGCTTCGACGGCAAGGGTTACCCGGACGGCTTGAAGGGCGAGGAGATCCCGCTGCCGGCCCGGATCGTCACGGTGGCCGATTCCTTCGACGCCATGACGTCGACCCGACCCTATCGGAGCGCGCTCCCCCATGACGTCGCGTTCGCCGAGATCCTCCGGGGGAAGGGCGTGCAGTTCGACCCCCGGGTGATCGACGCGTTCACGTCGATCCCGAGGAGCCGCCTGAGCGAGATCGCGCGGTACTACGACGCCCGAGCCGGAGCCCTCACCGACAAGCCCGGGACTTCCACGAGCGCGGACGCGGTGTCCGGCAAGTCCGCCATCGAGGTCGATTGTTGA